The Anopheles coluzzii chromosome 2, AcolN3, whole genome shotgun sequence genome window below encodes:
- the LOC125906674 gene encoding uncharacterized protein LOC125906674, whose product MSRVSHWHKFTSHKSAIKSDLLPEILALVDKRALTPILAKPSVSNASRSHTSTNVSSLNATNTSRTTKTASARRTFTNSTELTDDIQAANDTNTVDDSDNCNHYNHRTKPTSDVSAGNYRTNTQASSDPVLNQNTTNTGIAEKVWLYFTNIKSHVSADDMRVWLKAVLPTDDINVYRLTKKGVNLDSMSFISFKVSVPKSLKELALHSTIWPVSLTVREFVARGLPKQRVHERARFDPSELISHRTNSENCSSAVPKTTAHPDHFLEHRSPPPQRVILSPSQMTEILEAIQLEFPPTPPQLSPGVGLQSQSNLSNTNRSPQISPFAKRIAHK is encoded by the exons ATGTCACGAGTTTCGCATTGGCACAAATTCACTTCTCACAA atcggctatcaagagcgatttgcttcctgagatcctcgctctcgTTGATAAGCGAGCGCTAACACCCATATTAGCTAAGCCGTCTGTTAGCAACGCATCGCGATCGCACACATCCACTAATGTATCGTCGCTCAATGCCACAAATACATCCAGAACGACTAAAACAGCTTCCGCTCGCCGTACATTTACTAACTCAACGGAGCTCACTGATGATATCCAAGCTGCGAACGATACCAACACTGTGGATGATTCTGACAACTGTAACCACTACAATCATCGTACTAAGCCGACTAGTGATGTTAGTGCTGGAAACTATCGAACAAATACACAAGCATCTTCTGATCCTGTTTTGaaccaaaacaccaccaacacgggcATAGCCGAGAAAGTATGGTTATACTTCACGAACATCAAATCGCATGTCTCGGCTgatgatatgcgtgtgtggcttaAAGCTGTGCTACCAACGGACGATATTAATGTTTACCGTCTCACGAAAAAGGGTGTGAACCTGGACTCGATGTCATTCATATCGTTCAAAGTGAGTGTTCCTAAATCTCTTAAGGAGCTTGCGCTGCACTCTACTATTTGGCCAGTTTCACTTACTGTTCGGGAGTTTGTTGCTCGTGGCCTACCAAAGCAACGTGTACATGAAAGGGCTCGATTTGACCCTTCTGAGCTTATTTCGCATCGTACAAATAGTGAAAATTGCTCTTCAGCTGTGCCAAAAACTACCGCTCATCCGGATCATTTTTTGGAACATCGATCGCCACCCCCACAGCGCGTGATTCTATCACCATCCCAGATGACCGAGATCCTAGAGGCTATTCAACTGGAGTTTCCTCCCACACCGCCTCAGTTATCACCGGGGGTGGGGCTTCAATCACAATCGAATCTCAGCAACACGAACCGCTCACCACAGATcagcccgtttgccaaacggatagCTCACAAGTAA